A part of Actinomycetes bacterium genomic DNA contains:
- a CDS encoding WhiB family transcriptional regulator translates to MDWRHRSACRDEDPELFFPIGNTGPALLQIEEAKAVCRRCEVREPCLQWALESGQDHGVWGGLSEDERRALKRRTARARARLA, encoded by the coding sequence ATGGACTGGCGGCATCGCAGCGCCTGCCGTGACGAGGATCCCGAGCTTTTCTTCCCCATCGGGAACACCGGCCCCGCCCTGCTCCAGATCGAAGAGGCGAAGGCCGTGTGCCGCCGATGCGAGGTGCGCGAGCCCTGCCTCCAGTGGGCCTTGGAGAGCGGTCAGGACCACGGCGTGTGGGGCGGACTGTCCGAGGACGAGCGTCGCGCCCTCAAGCGCCGCACGGCCCGGGCGCGCGCCCGGCTGGCCTGA
- a CDS encoding histidine kinase N-terminal domain-containing protein: MPSLNDVARRHTDLTDGDLERLHLLLSDWHLLADLSFSDLVLWLPTWNGSGYVAGAQVRPTTGPTVFGDDLVGSFLPRGRRPLLDEALEQGEAVTSRGEHVLVPIAAIPVRGEHDQVAAVIARHVDPGFARSSSRLETAYLSAADQLTRMVAQGSFPAPGGLDELDASPRVGDGLLLLGPDGAVEYASPNALSAYRRLGLASDLAGARLDVVTRQLLQRRTGADEELGAVAGGRAARVMELEDQGAAVLVRSIPLLDGGRRTGALILVRDVTELRRRERELLSKDATIREIHHRVKNNLQTVAALLRLQARRMVEPQGRAALEEAVRRVASIAVVHEMLSATPDETVQFDAIADRLLVSTGEVSSASGGVRPVRQGSFGVLPADVATPLAIVLSELVQNAVQHGLRGAAGVVVVVASRRPGELQVEVLDDGAGLPPDFDLADSDRLGLQIVRTLVEGELGGRLQLDRREPKGTRARLDLPVED; encoded by the coding sequence GTGCCCAGCCTGAACGACGTCGCGCGTCGGCACACCGACCTCACGGACGGCGACCTCGAACGGCTGCACCTGCTGCTGTCGGACTGGCACCTGCTGGCTGACCTGTCGTTCTCCGACCTGGTGCTGTGGCTGCCCACCTGGAACGGCTCCGGCTACGTCGCCGGCGCGCAGGTGCGCCCCACCACCGGCCCCACGGTGTTCGGCGACGACCTGGTCGGGTCCTTCCTGCCGCGGGGTCGACGTCCCTTGCTGGACGAAGCCCTGGAGCAGGGCGAGGCAGTGACCAGCAGGGGAGAGCACGTGCTCGTCCCGATCGCGGCGATCCCCGTCCGTGGGGAGCACGACCAGGTGGCTGCGGTGATCGCGCGTCACGTCGACCCGGGTTTCGCACGCTCGAGCAGCCGGCTGGAGACCGCCTACCTCTCGGCCGCCGACCAGCTGACGAGGATGGTCGCGCAGGGGTCCTTCCCGGCGCCGGGCGGGCTGGACGAGCTAGACGCCTCACCGCGGGTCGGCGACGGTCTGCTGCTGCTGGGACCGGACGGCGCGGTCGAGTACGCCAGCCCCAACGCGCTGTCCGCCTACCGACGGCTCGGGCTGGCCTCCGACCTGGCCGGGGCCCGGCTCGACGTCGTCACCCGGCAGCTGCTCCAGCGGCGGACCGGTGCGGACGAGGAGCTGGGTGCCGTCGCGGGCGGCCGGGCGGCCCGGGTCATGGAGCTGGAGGACCAGGGCGCCGCGGTCCTGGTGCGCTCGATCCCGTTGCTGGACGGCGGCCGCCGGACCGGCGCGCTGATCCTGGTCCGAGACGTCACCGAGCTGCGGCGACGCGAACGGGAGCTGCTCAGCAAGGACGCGACGATCCGCGAGATCCACCACCGGGTGAAGAACAACCTGCAGACCGTCGCCGCGCTGCTGCGCCTCCAGGCCCGTCGGATGGTCGAGCCACAGGGCCGGGCGGCGCTCGAGGAGGCCGTCCGGCGGGTGGCCTCCATCGCCGTCGTCCACGAGATGCTCTCGGCCACCCCGGACGAGACCGTGCAGTTCGACGCGATCGCGGACCGGCTGCTCGTCTCCACGGGCGAGGTGTCCAGTGCGAGTGGCGGGGTCCGGCCGGTCCGGCAGGGGTCGTTCGGCGTGCTGCCGGCCGACGTCGCCACGCCGCTGGCGATCGTACTGTCCGAGCTCGTGCAGAACGCCGTCCAGCACGGGCTGAGGGGAGCCGCCGGGGTGGTGGTCGTGGTGGCGTCCAGACGGCCCGGCGAGCTGCAGGTGGAGGTGCTCGACGACGGTGCCGGCCTGCCCCCGGACTTCGACCTGGCCGACTCGGACCGGCTCGGCCTGCAGATCGTGCGGACCCTCGTCGAGGGTGAGCTCGGCGGCCGGCTGCAGCTGGACCGCCGGGAGCCCAAGGGCACCCGAGCTCGGTTGGACCTGCCGGTCGAGGACTAG
- a CDS encoding SMR family transporter — MRLCGELCLLSIALRGIEVGVAYAIWSAVGTAFIATIGIVFRGETTSAVKLVSIALVVIGVVGLNLASNRA, encoded by the coding sequence GTGCGCCTTTGCGGCGAGCTTTGCCTGCTGTCCATCGCGCTCCGCGGGATCGAGGTCGGGGTCGCCTACGCGATCTGGTCCGCGGTGGGCACCGCCTTCATCGCGACGATCGGGATCGTGTTCCGGGGCGAGACCACATCGGCCGTCAAACTGGTGTCGATCGCCCTGGTGGTGATCGGGGTGGTGGGGCTCAATCTCGCCTCCAATCGGGCCTGA
- a CDS encoding acetolactate synthase: MAEDIHTSADASNDEHEDRIEGHGGDLTVAVARAHGVQRLFTLSGAHVFPVYDGAVKAQPPMPIIDVRHEQTAVFAAEATAKLTRAPGLAVLTAGPGVTNGVSAVTTAHFNGSPVLVLGGRAPSQRWGSGALQELDHPPLLAPVTKHAGTVREIGQLVEQVDAAFRLALQPHRGPVFLDVPMDQLFSRAESAAPAAGGSAASRGVAPDPDDLAEVAELLSAAARPVLVLGSDVWADGAEAAALRLAETVGLPTIANGMGRGVVPAGHPLLVTRARSRAFGQADLVLVVGTPLDFRLGYGSFGGKDGAAPARVVHLADSPAQLATHAELAASASGDLSLVLDGVREAWELLVRRPSYVQWMADLQNAAAAAIASDAAMLSAEASPLHPARIYGELLPRLAEDAVLIGDGGDFVSFAGRFVEPARPGGWLDPGPYGCLGTGLGYAIAARLARPSAQVVLLLGDGAAGFSLMDVDTLVRHRLPVVMVVGNNGVWGLEKHPMQFLYGYDVAAELQPATRYDDVVRALGGAGETVTHPDQLGSALDRAFAAEVPYLVNVITDPKIAYPRTTTGI; this comes from the coding sequence ATGGCCGAGGACATCCACACGAGCGCCGATGCGAGCAACGACGAGCACGAGGACCGGATCGAGGGGCACGGCGGCGACCTGACGGTGGCGGTGGCGCGCGCCCACGGGGTGCAGCGGCTGTTCACGCTGAGCGGCGCGCACGTGTTCCCCGTCTACGACGGCGCGGTCAAGGCCCAGCCGCCGATGCCGATCATCGACGTGCGGCACGAGCAGACCGCGGTGTTCGCGGCGGAGGCCACCGCCAAGCTGACCCGGGCTCCCGGCCTCGCCGTGCTCACCGCCGGACCGGGTGTCACCAACGGCGTCTCGGCGGTAACCACGGCGCACTTCAACGGCTCGCCGGTGCTCGTGCTGGGCGGCCGGGCCCCCAGCCAGCGCTGGGGCAGCGGGGCGCTGCAGGAGCTGGACCACCCGCCGTTGCTCGCCCCGGTGACCAAGCACGCCGGCACGGTCCGCGAGATCGGCCAGCTCGTCGAGCAGGTCGACGCGGCCTTCCGGCTGGCCCTGCAGCCGCACCGCGGCCCGGTCTTCCTCGACGTGCCGATGGACCAGCTGTTCTCCCGGGCCGAGTCCGCGGCTCCGGCCGCCGGCGGCTCGGCGGCGAGCCGCGGCGTCGCCCCGGACCCGGACGACCTGGCCGAGGTCGCCGAGCTGCTCTCGGCTGCGGCCCGCCCGGTGCTCGTCCTCGGCTCGGACGTCTGGGCCGACGGTGCCGAGGCGGCGGCGCTGCGGCTCGCCGAGACGGTCGGTCTGCCGACGATCGCCAACGGGATGGGGCGCGGGGTGGTCCCGGCGGGACACCCGCTGCTCGTCACCCGGGCCCGCAGCCGGGCGTTCGGCCAGGCCGACCTCGTCCTCGTGGTCGGCACCCCTCTCGACTTCCGGCTCGGGTACGGCTCGTTCGGCGGCAAGGACGGCGCCGCACCGGCGCGGGTGGTGCACCTGGCCGACTCCCCCGCCCAGCTGGCCACCCACGCCGAGCTGGCCGCGTCGGCATCCGGCGACCTGTCGCTCGTCCTTGACGGCGTCCGGGAGGCCTGGGAGCTGCTCGTGCGCCGGCCCTCCTACGTGCAGTGGATGGCCGACCTGCAGAACGCCGCTGCCGCGGCGATCGCCTCCGACGCGGCCATGCTGTCGGCCGAGGCGTCGCCGCTGCACCCGGCGCGCATCTACGGCGAGCTGCTGCCGCGCCTGGCCGAGGACGCCGTCCTGATCGGCGACGGCGGCGACTTCGTCTCCTTCGCCGGCCGGTTCGTGGAGCCCGCGCGGCCGGGCGGCTGGCTGGACCCCGGCCCCTACGGGTGCCTGGGCACCGGTCTCGGATACGCGATCGCGGCCCGGCTGGCCAGGCCCTCGGCGCAGGTCGTGCTGCTGCTCGGTGACGGCGCCGCCGGCTTCTCGCTCATGGACGTCGACACCCTGGTGCGGCACCGGCTGCCGGTGGTCATGGTCGTCGGCAACAACGGCGTGTGGGGGCTGGAGAAGCACCCCATGCAGTTCCTGTACGGCTACGACGTGGCCGCGGAGCTGCAGCCGGCGACCCGCTACGACGACGTGGTGCGCGCGCTGGGCGGCGCCGGAGAGACGGTCACCCACCCCGACCAGCTGGGCTCGGCCCTGGACCGCGCGTTCGCCGCCGAGGTGCCGTACCTGGTCAACGTCATCACCGACCCCAAGATCGCGTATCCACGGACCACGACCGGGATCTGA
- a CDS encoding VOC family protein — MPTITPCLWFDGRVREAVDFYTSVFGDSAVLSTAPYPDGAPGPAGGLMMATFRLGGQEFMALNGGPQYSFTPAVSFFVSVNDQDEVDYFWDRLCDGGNPSQCGWLVDRFGLSWQIVPAALGQLMGDPDPERARRVTQAMLGMNKIDIAGLVAAHGGATGSP, encoded by the coding sequence ATGCCGACGATCACCCCGTGCCTGTGGTTCGACGGACGCGTGCGGGAGGCCGTGGACTTCTACACCTCGGTCTTCGGTGACTCCGCCGTCCTGTCCACCGCCCCCTACCCGGACGGCGCGCCCGGCCCCGCCGGTGGGCTCATGATGGCGACCTTCCGGCTCGGTGGGCAGGAGTTCATGGCGCTCAACGGAGGCCCCCAGTACAGCTTCACCCCGGCGGTGTCGTTCTTCGTGTCCGTCAACGATCAGGACGAGGTCGACTACTTCTGGGATCGGCTGTGCGACGGCGGCAACCCGTCACAGTGCGGCTGGCTGGTCGACCGGTTCGGGCTGTCCTGGCAGATTGTGCCGGCGGCGCTCGGCCAGCTGATGGGCGACCCGGACCCAGAGCGTGCGCGTCGGGTCACCCAGGCCATGCTCGGCATGAACAAGATCGACATTGCTGGGCTGGTGGCCGCCCACGGGGGCGCCACCGGATCGCCCTGA
- a CDS encoding aminotransferase class III-fold pyridoxal phosphate-dependent enzyme, whose translation MTSLWHGFADMHAVSADGPLVLARGRGTRVWDVDGTEYLDATAGLWFANVGHGRTEIADAVRDQLAELAAYSTFNDLAAPATLELADRVASLAPVADSKVFFTSGGSDSVDTAVKLVRRWWLLQGQPQRRVVVVRDKAYHGMHLAGTSLSGIDDNRAGYGDLDPDVVRVRWDDAATLADTLDHLGDRAAAFFCEPVIGAGGVWFAGADYLREARSVCRDRQVVWISDEVITGFGRVGDWFASTRFGLDPDLVLCAKGLTSGYVPMGAVLAAPRMWEPFYAAGAGVWRHGYTYGGHVGAAAAGLANLDVMEREGLPARVLTRESALASSLAPLTGHPLVAQVRAGTGLLAAVQLHDPARLPALVWAVRRHGVLSRGLVGGALQISPALVLDDEDLRVLADGLAAALDEVAEA comes from the coding sequence ATGACCTCCTTGTGGCACGGCTTCGCAGACATGCACGCGGTGAGTGCGGACGGCCCCCTGGTGCTGGCCCGCGGCCGGGGCACGCGGGTGTGGGACGTCGACGGGACCGAGTATCTCGACGCCACCGCCGGGTTGTGGTTCGCGAACGTGGGGCACGGACGCACCGAGATCGCCGACGCGGTCCGGGACCAGCTGGCCGAGCTGGCGGCGTACTCGACGTTCAACGACCTCGCCGCGCCGGCCACACTCGAGCTCGCCGACCGGGTCGCCTCGCTGGCGCCGGTCGCCGACTCGAAGGTGTTCTTCACCTCGGGTGGCTCGGACTCGGTGGACACCGCGGTCAAGCTGGTTCGCCGCTGGTGGCTGCTGCAGGGACAACCGCAGCGCCGGGTCGTCGTCGTCCGGGACAAGGCGTACCACGGCATGCACCTGGCCGGGACGTCGCTGTCCGGGATCGACGACAACCGGGCCGGCTATGGCGACCTCGACCCCGACGTCGTCCGCGTCCGCTGGGACGACGCGGCGACCCTGGCGGACACCCTCGACCACCTCGGCGACCGGGCCGCGGCGTTCTTCTGCGAGCCGGTGATCGGTGCGGGCGGCGTCTGGTTCGCCGGGGCGGACTACCTGCGCGAGGCCCGGTCGGTGTGCCGCGACCGGCAGGTCGTGTGGATCAGCGACGAGGTGATTACCGGCTTCGGGCGGGTCGGTGACTGGTTCGCCTCCACCCGGTTCGGGCTCGACCCGGACCTCGTGCTGTGCGCGAAGGGCCTGACCAGCGGCTACGTGCCGATGGGGGCGGTGCTGGCGGCCCCGCGGATGTGGGAGCCCTTCTACGCAGCCGGCGCCGGAGTGTGGCGGCACGGCTACACCTACGGCGGGCACGTCGGCGCGGCCGCCGCCGGGCTGGCGAACCTCGACGTGATGGAGCGCGAAGGGCTGCCCGCGCGGGTTCTCACGCGGGAGTCGGCCCTGGCGTCGTCCCTCGCGCCGCTGACCGGGCACCCGCTCGTGGCCCAGGTCAGGGCCGGCACCGGGCTGCTCGCCGCGGTGCAGCTGCACGACCCGGCGAGGCTGCCCGCCCTGGTCTGGGCGGTGCGCCGGCACGGGGTGCTGTCGCGGGGGCTCGTCGGCGGCGCACTGCAGATCTCGCCGGCCCTGGTGCTGGACGACGAGGACCTACGGGTGCTCGCGGATGGCCTCGCCGCAGCCCTCGACGAGGTGGCCGAGGCCTAG
- the thiD gene encoding bifunctional hydroxymethylpyrimidine kinase/phosphomethylpyrimidine kinase gives MQSSPHFTDVLVVGGGVIGLPAAWRLAREGASVRVIDASGTRGATWASAGMLAPVSESFFGEEDLLRLNLVALSRFPSFAAELEAAVEQLVGLRREGTLVVALDNGDRAALTRLSAFRASLGFATEELIGSAARRLEPYLSTEVRAAVLAPGDRSVDNRRYAMALHAGVARAGVEVVERRVVELVVDGGRARGARTDDGSEWRADTVVLAAGAWSRDLPGLPAAGAPPVRPVKGQILRLGLPPAMRSAGPVPFARCGVHGASCVVALTAQNTLGVTAIHECPPEFVVAQLEAVLSDIRPGAAKTGMLFSAPIIDAVVQTLAGRGLPLVVDPVMVASSGARLLQDDAVESLVTRLFPLATVVTPNLLEAQALTGLATEDRVALSEALVSLGARAALVTGGHGQRPVDHLYTDGRHLDIPVPRQAVAATHGAGCTHSAALAACLARGDDPSMAARRAASVATSAVATGLEEVGAGDGPVDVLDVRRMRPPEPAAEDAAGRSTLGDGPGGTAASSSTG, from the coding sequence TTGCAGAGCAGTCCGCATTTCACCGACGTGCTGGTGGTCGGCGGCGGTGTCATCGGGCTCCCGGCCGCCTGGCGGCTGGCTCGCGAGGGCGCTTCCGTGCGGGTCATCGACGCGAGCGGGACGCGGGGCGCGACCTGGGCCTCGGCCGGCATGCTCGCCCCGGTCAGCGAGTCCTTCTTCGGCGAGGAGGACCTCCTGCGCCTCAACCTCGTGGCGTTGAGCCGCTTCCCCTCGTTCGCGGCGGAGCTGGAGGCCGCCGTCGAGCAGCTGGTGGGGCTGCGCCGCGAGGGGACACTCGTCGTCGCGCTCGACAACGGCGATCGGGCCGCACTGACCCGGCTGTCCGCGTTCCGTGCGTCGCTCGGTTTCGCGACCGAGGAGCTCATCGGGTCGGCGGCCCGACGGCTCGAGCCCTACCTGTCGACGGAGGTGCGGGCCGCGGTGCTGGCCCCAGGTGACCGGTCCGTGGACAACCGCCGCTACGCCATGGCGCTGCACGCTGGCGTCGCACGGGCCGGGGTCGAGGTCGTCGAGCGCCGGGTCGTCGAGCTGGTGGTGGACGGCGGGCGCGCCCGCGGCGCCCGCACCGACGACGGCAGCGAGTGGCGGGCCGACACGGTGGTCCTCGCCGCCGGGGCCTGGTCGCGCGACCTTCCCGGGCTGCCCGCTGCGGGCGCCCCGCCGGTCCGTCCGGTCAAGGGCCAGATCCTCCGACTCGGGCTGCCGCCGGCGATGCGGTCGGCCGGCCCGGTGCCGTTCGCTCGCTGCGGCGTGCACGGGGCCAGTTGTGTGGTCGCCCTGACGGCGCAGAACACCCTGGGTGTCACGGCCATCCACGAGTGCCCCCCGGAGTTCGTCGTGGCCCAGCTCGAGGCGGTGCTGTCGGACATCCGGCCGGGCGCGGCCAAGACCGGGATGCTGTTCTCCGCGCCGATCATCGATGCCGTCGTACAGACCCTGGCAGGGCGGGGCCTGCCGCTCGTGGTCGACCCGGTCATGGTGGCCAGCTCGGGCGCGCGGCTGCTGCAGGACGACGCCGTCGAGTCCCTGGTGACCCGGCTGTTCCCGCTGGCCACCGTGGTCACGCCCAACCTGCTCGAGGCGCAGGCGCTCACCGGCCTCGCGACCGAGGACCGGGTCGCGCTGTCCGAGGCGCTCGTGTCGCTAGGCGCGCGAGCGGCCCTGGTCACCGGCGGGCACGGGCAGCGGCCGGTGGACCACCTCTACACAGACGGGAGGCACCTGGACATCCCGGTGCCGCGCCAAGCTGTTGCGGCCACGCACGGGGCCGGCTGCACGCACTCGGCGGCCCTCGCGGCCTGCCTGGCCCGGGGTGACGACCCGTCGATGGCCGCTCGGCGCGCTGCGTCCGTCGCAACCTCCGCGGTGGCGACCGGGCTGGAGGAGGTCGGCGCAGGGGATGGCCCGGTCGACGTTCTCGACGTCCGCCGGATGCGGCCGCCGGAACCGGCTGCCGAGGACGCGGCTGGCCGTTCGACCCTCGGAGATGGCCCCGGCGGCACCGCAGCGTCCTCGTCCACAGGTTGA
- the thiE gene encoding thiamine phosphate synthase: MTTPSGPSPLRTDRLERLAAARLYLCTDGRRDRGDLPEFLDAVLGAGVGIVQLREKGLEAAEELELLEVFADACSRHGRLLAVNDRADVAHAAAADVLQPGQRDLPPAVARALVGPDVIIGRSSHSTGQAAAAAVEPDSDYFCVGPVWPTPTKPGRPAAGLPAVAEVASSRPSRPWFAIGGINEQTLDDVLDAGARRVVVVRVITGADDPAAATRRLADRLAARPW; encoded by the coding sequence GTGACCACGCCCAGCGGACCCTCCCCCCTGCGCACGGACCGCCTCGAGCGGCTCGCCGCCGCTCGGCTGTACCTGTGCACCGACGGACGCCGGGACCGGGGCGACCTGCCCGAGTTCCTCGATGCGGTGCTCGGCGCCGGGGTGGGCATCGTGCAGCTGCGCGAGAAGGGGCTGGAGGCTGCCGAGGAGCTCGAGCTGCTCGAGGTGTTCGCCGACGCCTGCTCGCGCCACGGCAGGCTGCTGGCCGTCAACGACCGGGCCGATGTCGCGCATGCGGCGGCCGCGGACGTGCTCCAACCCGGGCAGCGCGACCTGCCGCCCGCCGTGGCCCGCGCCCTGGTCGGGCCGGACGTGATCATCGGCCGCAGCTCGCACAGCACCGGCCAGGCGGCGGCCGCCGCAGTGGAGCCGGACAGCGACTACTTCTGCGTCGGCCCGGTGTGGCCGACGCCCACCAAGCCGGGCCGGCCGGCCGCGGGACTGCCAGCTGTCGCGGAGGTCGCGTCGAGCCGGCCCAGCCGGCCATGGTTCGCCATCGGCGGCATCAACGAGCAGACCCTGGACGACGTCCTCGACGCGGGGGCCCGCCGGGTGGTGGTGGTGCGGGTCATCACCGGGGCCGACGACCCGGCGGCGGCCACCCGGCGGCTCGCTGACCGGCTCGCCGCCAGGCCGTGGTGA
- a CDS encoding GNAT family N-acetyltransferase encodes MTAGLRVRLAEPAELEAVGALTVRAYTHDGGLHPEDRYALILADAADRAERAELYLADLVGRIVGTVTVAEHGTPYAEISQPGELEFRMLAVDPEAAGRRIGSALVEFVADEARRRGRRRVVISVVRGNAAAAHLYRRLGFVRVPSRDWEPVPGVFLQVSMLDV; translated from the coding sequence GTGACCGCCGGGCTTCGGGTCCGGCTCGCCGAGCCCGCCGAGCTCGAGGCGGTCGGCGCGCTCACCGTGCGGGCATACACCCACGACGGAGGCCTGCACCCGGAGGACCGCTACGCCCTCATCCTGGCCGACGCCGCGGACCGCGCGGAACGGGCCGAGCTCTACCTCGCCGATCTGGTCGGGCGCATCGTCGGCACCGTCACCGTGGCCGAGCACGGCACCCCCTACGCCGAGATCTCGCAGCCTGGTGAGCTGGAGTTCCGTATGCTCGCCGTCGATCCCGAGGCTGCTGGCCGGCGGATCGGCTCCGCCCTGGTCGAGTTCGTCGCCGACGAGGCCCGGCGGCGCGGGCGCCGCCGCGTGGTCATCTCCGTGGTCCGGGGCAACGCCGCCGCCGCGCACCTGTACCGGCGACTGGGCTTCGTGCGGGTGCCGTCCCGGGACTGGGAACCGGTCCCCGGCGTGTTCCTGCAGGTGTCGATGCTCGACGTCTGA
- a CDS encoding hotdog domain-containing protein has translation MDLAAGARGRLELVVTEADTAIALGSGNVPVLATPRLLAWLEAATVAALDGRLDDGQTSVGSRIELEHRSATKVGVTVTVTADLVAADGRLLRFSVAAQDADGRLLATGEVTRVVVDRERFLSRL, from the coding sequence ATGGACCTGGCTGCAGGCGCGCGCGGTCGGCTGGAGCTCGTCGTCACCGAAGCGGACACCGCCATCGCGCTCGGCAGCGGTAACGTCCCGGTGCTGGCCACCCCCCGGCTGCTCGCCTGGCTCGAGGCGGCCACGGTCGCGGCGCTGGACGGACGACTGGACGACGGCCAGACCTCGGTCGGCTCCCGGATCGAGCTGGAGCACCGCTCGGCCACGAAGGTGGGCGTCACGGTGACGGTCACCGCCGACCTTGTCGCCGCAGACGGGCGGCTGCTGCGCTTCTCGGTGGCCGCACAGGACGCCGACGGCCGGCTGCTGGCCACCGGCGAGGTGACCCGCGTGGTCGTCGACCGCGAGCGGTTCCTGTCCCGGCTGTAG
- a CDS encoding PilT/PilU family type 4a pilus ATPase, whose product MTAQLPQQSIEPFLRALIESGGSDLHCKVGSPPRVRIDGRLRKLQSPVLQPADTEAFVSEVLRPDLVEQFAKTNEADFAHSIPGVGRFRVNVFRSRGSAGLVFRRVSVGAIPLDDLGLPPVLAPLALEPRGLVLVTGPTGSGKTTTLAGMIDHINNNREVHVVTVEDPIEVLHFDKLAMINQREVRVDTSDFSVALRAAMRQDPDVILVGEMRDTETVKAALSAAETGHFVMSTLHTTDATETINRVIDFFPPHEQKQIRLSLAASLRGIICQRLVPRADNLGRCVTMEVCVNTGRVADAISDPDKTATIHQLIQEGAYYGMQTFDQHLVALIRDGIITLEAAMAASTSPHDLSVELRRLGLVA is encoded by the coding sequence GTGACAGCCCAACTGCCCCAGCAGTCGATCGAGCCGTTCCTGCGCGCGCTGATCGAGTCCGGTGGGTCGGACCTGCACTGCAAGGTCGGCTCGCCGCCCCGCGTGCGCATCGACGGCCGCCTGCGCAAGCTCCAGTCACCCGTGCTGCAGCCGGCCGACACGGAGGCATTCGTCTCCGAGGTGCTCCGCCCCGACCTGGTCGAGCAGTTCGCGAAGACGAACGAGGCAGACTTCGCCCACTCGATTCCCGGCGTCGGCCGGTTCCGGGTCAACGTGTTCCGCTCCCGCGGCTCGGCCGGGCTGGTGTTCCGGCGGGTCTCCGTCGGCGCGATCCCGCTGGACGACCTGGGTCTGCCGCCGGTGCTGGCGCCGCTGGCCCTGGAGCCCCGCGGGCTGGTCCTGGTCACCGGCCCCACCGGCTCCGGCAAGACCACCACGCTGGCCGGCATGATCGACCACATCAACAACAACCGCGAGGTGCACGTCGTCACGGTCGAGGACCCCATCGAGGTCCTGCACTTCGACAAGCTGGCGATGATCAACCAGCGCGAGGTGCGGGTCGACACGTCCGACTTCTCGGTCGCGCTCCGGGCCGCCATGCGGCAGGACCCCGACGTGATCCTGGTCGGCGAGATGCGTGACACGGAGACGGTCAAGGCGGCCCTCTCGGCGGCAGAGACCGGCCACTTCGTCATGTCCACGCTGCACACCACCGACGCCACCGAGACCATCAACCGGGTCATCGACTTCTTCCCCCCGCACGAGCAGAAGCAGATCCGGCTGTCGCTGGCCGCCTCGCTGCGCGGCATCATCTGCCAGCGCCTCGTGCCCCGCGCGGACAACCTCGGCCGCTGCGTGACCATGGAGGTCTGCGTCAACACCGGCCGCGTGGCCGACGCCATCAGCGACCCGGACAAGACCGCCACGATCCACCAGCTGATCCAAGAGGGCGCCTACTACGGGATGCAGACGTTCGACCAGCACCTGGTCGCGCTGATCCGCGACGGCATCATCACCCTCGAGGCGGCGATGGCCGCCTCGACCTCGCCGCACGACCTCAGCGTCGAGCTGCGGCGGCTGGGCCTCGTCGCCTGA
- a CDS encoding biotin/lipoyl-binding carrier protein encodes MPTEVRAEMVANVWNVGVSVGDDVTAGDTLVILESMKMEIPVLSEASGTVLDLAVAQGDVVQEGDLIAVIG; translated from the coding sequence ATGCCCACCGAGGTCCGTGCGGAAATGGTCGCGAATGTCTGGAACGTCGGCGTATCGGTCGGGGACGACGTCACCGCCGGCGACACCTTGGTGATCCTGGAGTCCATGAAGATGGAGATCCCGGTGCTGTCCGAGGCCAGCGGAACGGTGCTGGACCTGGCCGTCGCGCAGGGTGACGTCGTCCAGGAGGGCGACCTGATCGCCGTCATCGGCTGA